One Deefgea tanakiae genomic region harbors:
- the tig gene encoding trigger factor, with product MQAQLETLSALERRLSIAVPREEIAKQVDARLKRVAKTAKIDGFRPGKAPLNVVFQSHGFRIQEEVLGETVERSFGEAVVEQKLQVAGYPRFEAKQDVAENGPFEFLATFEVYPEIVLGDLSAVEVQKPTLVVGDDEVNKTIDILRSQRTRFERVERAAAAGDRVIIDFKGTIDGVAFAGGSSDNYAFIIGNGQMLPEFEAGVVGMKEDESKDVTVAFPADYHGKDVAGQTAVFAITVKNVAAANLPALDADFAKSLGIEDGDVEKMRAEVKGNLEREVRFRLKSRAKENAMSAVIEATPLDLPRSLISLEIGRLVEGAQADLQQRGIDPKTVPFQPALFEAQARRRVHLGLVLSELVEAEKLTTQPEQIKAIIEDLAQNYEDPSEVVAWYYASPDRLSGPTNMALEDNVVEFVLSKAKVTEQVVAFDELMGQQGQ from the coding sequence ATGCAAGCACAACTGGAAACCCTGAGCGCTCTAGAGCGTCGTTTGTCCATTGCGGTACCGCGCGAAGAAATCGCTAAGCAAGTTGATGCCCGCCTCAAGCGCGTAGCTAAGACCGCTAAAATCGACGGTTTCCGTCCAGGTAAAGCACCTTTAAATGTTGTTTTCCAAAGCCATGGCTTCCGTATTCAGGAAGAGGTGTTGGGTGAAACAGTTGAGCGTAGTTTTGGCGAAGCGGTTGTTGAGCAAAAGCTCCAAGTCGCCGGCTACCCACGTTTTGAAGCAAAACAAGACGTTGCTGAAAATGGCCCATTTGAATTCTTGGCTACTTTTGAAGTTTACCCAGAAATCGTGCTGGGTGACTTGAGCGCTGTTGAAGTTCAAAAACCAACTTTGGTTGTTGGTGATGACGAAGTCAACAAAACCATCGATATCTTGCGTAGCCAACGTACTCGCTTTGAGCGCGTAGAACGTGCAGCAGCAGCAGGTGATCGCGTAATTATCGATTTCAAGGGCACGATTGATGGCGTTGCCTTTGCTGGTGGTTCATCAGACAACTACGCATTCATTATTGGTAACGGCCAAATGTTGCCTGAGTTTGAAGCTGGCGTTGTTGGTATGAAAGAAGACGAAAGCAAAGACGTTACTGTTGCATTCCCTGCTGATTACCACGGTAAAGATGTTGCAGGTCAAACTGCAGTATTTGCAATCACAGTTAAAAACGTCGCAGCGGCTAACTTGCCTGCGCTCGATGCTGACTTTGCAAAAAGTTTGGGCATTGAAGATGGCGACGTAGAAAAAATGCGCGCTGAAGTAAAAGGTAATCTAGAGCGTGAAGTGCGTTTCCGCTTGAAGTCTCGCGCAAAAGAAAACGCGATGAGTGCTGTAATTGAAGCTACGCCGCTTGATCTGCCACGTTCATTAATTTCTCTTGAAATTGGTCGTTTGGTTGAAGGCGCGCAAGCTGACTTGCAACAGCGTGGTATTGATCCGAAAACGGTTCCGTTCCAACCTGCATTGTTTGAAGCACAGGCTCGTCGCCGCGTTCACCTCGGTTTGGTGTTGTCTGAGCTGGTTGAAGCTGAAAAGCTAACAACTCAGCCAGAACAAATCAAAGCTATTATTGAAGATTTGGCGCAAAACTACGAAGATCCAAGCGAGGTTGTGGCTTGGTACTACGCTAGCCCAGATCGCTTGTCAGGCCCAACCAATATGGCGCTTGAAGACAATGTGGTTGAGTTTGTTTTGTCAAAAGCTAAAGTAACTGAACAAGTTGTCGCTTTTGATGAATTAATGGGTCAGCAAGGTCAATAA
- a CDS encoding P-II family nitrogen regulator — protein sequence MKKIEAIIKPFKLDEVREALSELGISGLTVTEVKGFGRQKGHTELYRGAEYVVDFLPKVKIEVVLSDDQVDTAIEGIIKAAHTGKIGDGKIFVSPVEHVVRIRTGETNDQAV from the coding sequence ATGAAAAAAATCGAAGCCATTATCAAACCCTTCAAACTCGATGAAGTACGTGAAGCACTTTCAGAGCTCGGCATTTCTGGCCTGACGGTTACTGAAGTGAAAGGTTTTGGCCGTCAAAAAGGTCACACCGAACTGTATCGTGGCGCAGAATATGTTGTAGATTTCTTGCCAAAAGTAAAAATCGAAGTGGTTTTATCGGATGATCAAGTCGATACCGCGATTGAAGGCATTATTAAAGCAGCCCACACTGGCAAAATTGGCGACGGTAAGATTTTCGTGAGTCCAGTTGAGCATGTGGTGCGGATTCGTACTGGCGAGACGAACGATCAAGCAGTCTGA
- a CDS encoding primosomal protein N' has translation MASFALVALDVPLKKLFAYEVVNFTVAVGSRVLVPFGPRRLSGVVMDVRDDAADFTGTPKSIITVFNDLPALSADTLQLCQFVADYYHYPIGAVVSAALPTVFRANSLFSEPAAASVYFVEALDALLNQISKRAHAQRKVAEALLVPHTPAALRRLHDSAWRWTKAWHEAGWVQAAAEEKCVGAASPELPLNAEQAAAVDELVQAKDFMPFLLYGITGSGKTEVYLQTISQVLARGFQVLVLIPEINLTPQLEGRFRARFPGVRMAALHSGLNNTERAVNWLAALRGEAQIVLGTRLAVFTPLPKLGMIIVDEEHDPSFKQQEGLRYSARDVAVYRARQAKVPIVLGSATPSIESWANAKAKRYRLLPLTQRAVAGAVLPKIVLLPTKNVGLVDGLHVMALAAMHAALERGEQVLIFLNRRGFSPVLQCGECGWMASCSHCSARLVLHLKERRLRCHHCGHEEAITHACPDCGNHDLKPVGQGTQRLEESLPQHFPGKKILRIDRDSTSKKGELDAALAQVHSGEADIIIGTQMLAKGHDFDRLNCVVILNADTGLYSVDFRAEERLFALLTQVAGRAGRRESPGEVFIQTAFSDHPFYHQLLARDYAPFANRTLEERNMLLLPPANAWALFRADAPELEQALAALANIRKCISPEPDLVLNQPVAATMLKKAGVERAQLLIAAKSKVQLQAVLGEALPTIQALKLGKVRWTLDVDPVEV, from the coding sequence GTGGCTAGTTTTGCCCTCGTTGCGCTTGACGTACCACTCAAAAAACTGTTTGCGTATGAGGTGGTTAACTTTACGGTTGCTGTAGGCTCGCGGGTGTTGGTGCCCTTTGGTCCGCGGCGATTGTCGGGTGTCGTTATGGATGTGCGGGACGATGCTGCCGATTTTACTGGCACGCCTAAATCCATCATTACCGTATTCAACGACCTGCCTGCATTGTCGGCTGATACCCTGCAACTATGCCAATTTGTGGCTGACTATTATCATTATCCGATTGGTGCTGTTGTTTCAGCGGCGCTGCCAACGGTATTTAGGGCCAATTCACTGTTTTCCGAGCCGGCGGCCGCTTCGGTGTATTTTGTCGAGGCGCTGGATGCGCTACTTAATCAGATTTCAAAACGAGCGCACGCTCAGCGTAAAGTCGCAGAAGCCCTGTTGGTGCCACACACACCGGCGGCACTTCGCCGATTGCACGATAGCGCGTGGCGTTGGACCAAGGCTTGGCATGAGGCCGGTTGGGTACAAGCAGCCGCCGAGGAAAAATGTGTCGGCGCAGCGAGTCCTGAATTACCTTTAAATGCTGAGCAAGCCGCAGCGGTCGATGAGTTGGTGCAAGCTAAAGACTTTATGCCGTTTTTGCTCTATGGCATTACCGGTAGCGGTAAGACCGAAGTTTATCTCCAAACGATTTCTCAGGTATTGGCGCGCGGTTTCCAAGTATTGGTCTTGATTCCCGAGATTAATCTCACGCCGCAGCTCGAAGGTCGTTTCCGCGCACGCTTCCCTGGCGTTCGGATGGCGGCATTACATAGTGGATTGAATAATACCGAACGCGCGGTCAATTGGCTGGCAGCGCTTCGCGGTGAAGCGCAGATTGTACTGGGGACACGGCTGGCGGTGTTCACGCCGCTGCCTAAGCTCGGCATGATTATTGTCGATGAAGAGCACGATCCTTCGTTTAAGCAGCAAGAGGGCTTGCGTTACTCAGCACGTGATGTGGCGGTCTATCGAGCGCGCCAAGCTAAAGTGCCAATTGTGCTGGGTTCAGCCACGCCGAGTATCGAGAGCTGGGCGAATGCTAAAGCCAAGCGTTATCGCTTGTTGCCGCTAACTCAGCGGGCGGTAGCTGGCGCGGTTTTACCTAAAATTGTACTTTTGCCCACTAAGAATGTGGGCTTAGTCGATGGTTTGCATGTGATGGCTTTGGCGGCGATGCATGCGGCATTGGAGCGCGGCGAACAGGTTTTAATCTTTTTGAATCGGCGCGGGTTTTCACCGGTATTGCAATGTGGTGAATGTGGCTGGATGGCGAGTTGTTCGCACTGCTCCGCGCGCTTGGTGCTGCATCTCAAAGAGCGCCGTCTGCGCTGCCATCATTGTGGTCATGAAGAAGCGATTACGCATGCCTGCCCTGATTGTGGCAATCACGATTTGAAACCGGTCGGGCAGGGGACGCAGCGGCTAGAAGAATCGTTGCCGCAGCATTTTCCGGGCAAAAAAATCCTGCGGATTGATCGCGATTCGACGAGCAAAAAAGGTGAGCTCGACGCTGCGCTGGCACAAGTGCATTCGGGTGAGGCCGACATTATTATCGGTACACAAATGCTGGCCAAAGGGCATGACTTTGACCGACTCAATTGTGTCGTCATACTGAATGCAGATACGGGGTTGTATAGCGTTGATTTTCGCGCTGAAGAGCGTTTATTTGCCTTGCTAACGCAGGTTGCGGGACGGGCAGGGCGGCGCGAGTCGCCAGGCGAAGTATTTATCCAAACCGCTTTTTCAGATCATCCGTTTTATCATCAGCTGTTGGCTCGCGATTATGCGCCGTTTGCTAACCGCACTTTAGAAGAGCGCAATATGCTGCTCTTGCCGCCAGCGAATGCATGGGCGTTATTTCGTGCAGATGCGCCAGAATTGGAGCAAGCTTTGGCGGCGCTGGCCAATATTCGTAAGTGTATTTCGCCCGAGCCAGATTTGGTGTTGAACCAACCCGTGGCGGCGACGATGTTAAAAAAGGCGGGTGTAGAGCGGGCGCAGCTTTTAATTGCTGCGAAATCGAAGGTGCAATTGCAAGCGGTATTGGGCGAGGCTCTGCCGACGATTCAAGCCTTGAAACTCGGGAAAGTACGCTGGACATTGGATGTTGATCCAGTCGAGGTTTAG
- the hemE gene encoding uroporphyrinogen decarboxylase gives MLKNDTFLRALMREPVEYTPVWMMRQAGRYLPEYCATRKNAGSFLQLCKNTELATEVTLQPLDRFPLDAAILFSDILTVPDAMGLGLYFAEGEGPKFERTVRTEEDVAKLFVPDVGTELKYVTDAVSSIRKALDNRVPLIGFSGSPYTLACYMVEGGSSSDYRTIKTMMYARPDLLHRILEVNTLTVIDYLNAQIEAGAQAVQIFDSWGGSLPFGKYQEFSLQYMARIVAGLKREHDGRKVPVIVFTKGGGQWLEDIAATGCDAIGLDWTTDIGEARRRVGDKVALQGNFDPVALFAPPAAIEAEVERILTSYGGGDGLKTGHVFNLGHGISQFTNPDHAAALVAAVHRFSGKK, from the coding sequence ATGTTAAAAAATGATACCTTTCTGCGCGCCTTAATGCGTGAGCCTGTTGAATACACTCCGGTGTGGATGATGCGCCAAGCGGGGCGTTATTTGCCTGAATATTGCGCAACTCGCAAAAATGCGGGTTCATTTTTGCAGCTTTGCAAAAACACCGAGTTGGCAACCGAAGTCACCTTGCAACCGCTCGATCGTTTCCCGCTGGATGCGGCGATTTTGTTCTCGGATATTTTGACTGTTCCCGATGCGATGGGTTTGGGCTTGTATTTTGCTGAAGGCGAAGGCCCGAAATTTGAGCGCACAGTGCGTACTGAAGAAGACGTTGCCAAATTGTTTGTGCCAGACGTTGGCACTGAGCTGAAATACGTTACTGATGCTGTGAGTTCGATTCGCAAGGCATTGGATAATCGCGTGCCATTGATTGGCTTCTCGGGCAGCCCATATACGCTAGCGTGCTATATGGTTGAAGGTGGCTCATCGAGTGATTATCGTACTATCAAAACCATGATGTATGCACGTCCAGACCTTTTGCACCGTATTCTAGAGGTCAATACCCTAACGGTGATTGATTATTTAAATGCACAAATCGAAGCGGGTGCGCAAGCGGTGCAGATTTTTGATAGTTGGGGCGGCTCATTGCCATTCGGCAAATATCAAGAGTTCTCATTGCAATACATGGCGCGAATTGTGGCGGGCCTCAAACGCGAGCACGATGGTCGTAAAGTGCCGGTGATTGTGTTTACCAAAGGCGGTGGTCAATGGCTGGAAGACATCGCCGCAACGGGTTGTGATGCGATTGGTCTCGATTGGACTACGGACATCGGCGAAGCACGCCGCCGTGTGGGCGATAAAGTCGCTTTGCAGGGTAATTTTGACCCTGTGGCGTTGTTTGCGCCACCAGCAGCGATTGAAGCCGAGGTGGAACGAATCTTGACAAGCTACGGTGGCGGAGACGGTTTGAAAACGGGACATGTGTTTAATTTGGGACACGGAATTTCGCAATTTACTAACCCAGATCATGCTGCTGCATTGGTCGCCGCAGTGCATCGTTTTTCGGGTAAAAAGTAA
- a CDS encoding ABC transporter ATP-binding protein/permease — translation MSFMKDKAPTVRHLFRNFWRIAKPYWVSEDKFYAWGLLALVIALSLGLVFMSVQFNSWNREFYNTLQNVDAVAFKAALIKFAYLAFAYIVIAVHAIWFQQMLEIRWRKWATLHYTQKWLNENNFYRLQLTDKDTDNPDQRIAEDVGQFVSISLSLSLGLLRSVVTLVSFIGILWVLSGPLTFMLGGREVSIPGYMVWVAIIYALIGTGITILLGRPLVGLNFMQQRYEADFRFGLVRVRENAESIAIYDGAKDEQERLGYRFVNVVSNFWSLMRMNKRLTWFTSFWGQLAIIFPLIVAAPRFFSKEIQLGDLMQINSAFGQVYGALDFIIGSFSTLANWKAVIDRLTTFENSINKANALPRISPKPIAQGLQVANLSVSKPNGDPLLDRLNFSLKAGDSLLIRGQSGSGKSTLLRALAGIWPYAQGEYSVQSNTKSLFLSQKPYMPLGSLRAALYYPNVAEQDDTQIAGLLALAGLSHLMPRLDETDAWSHVLSLGEQQRIALLRAILVKPDFLLMDESTSALDADGEARLYRAVAETMKDGVMISVGHRAGLVEYHAQVLECQGQGKWALSS, via the coding sequence ATGAGCTTTATGAAAGACAAAGCACCGACAGTGCGGCATTTATTTCGTAATTTCTGGCGAATTGCCAAACCGTATTGGGTTTCCGAAGATAAATTCTACGCTTGGGGTTTGCTTGCGTTAGTGATTGCTTTGTCACTCGGGTTGGTGTTTATGAGCGTGCAGTTTAATAGCTGGAATCGCGAATTTTATAACACACTTCAAAACGTCGATGCCGTGGCTTTTAAAGCTGCACTGATTAAGTTTGCCTACTTGGCCTTTGCTTATATTGTGATTGCGGTACACGCGATTTGGTTTCAGCAAATGTTGGAAATCCGTTGGCGCAAATGGGCGACTTTGCATTACACCCAAAAATGGTTGAACGAGAATAATTTTTACCGCCTGCAACTGACTGATAAAGATACCGATAACCCCGATCAACGTATTGCCGAAGACGTTGGCCAGTTTGTGTCAATTTCTTTGTCGCTCTCATTAGGCTTATTGCGATCTGTGGTCACCTTAGTGTCATTCATCGGCATTTTGTGGGTACTCTCAGGGCCGCTGACTTTTATGTTGGGTGGTCGCGAGGTTTCAATTCCAGGTTATATGGTTTGGGTTGCGATCATTTATGCATTGATTGGTACCGGCATCACGATTTTGCTCGGGCGCCCTTTGGTTGGCCTCAATTTTATGCAACAACGCTACGAAGCCGATTTCCGCTTTGGTCTAGTGCGCGTGCGTGAGAATGCAGAGTCAATTGCGATTTATGATGGCGCGAAAGACGAGCAAGAGCGTTTGGGTTATCGTTTTGTGAATGTGGTCAGCAATTTTTGGTCGCTGATGCGGATGAATAAACGCCTGACTTGGTTTACTTCATTTTGGGGGCAATTGGCGATCATCTTCCCGTTGATTGTCGCTGCGCCGCGTTTCTTTTCCAAAGAAATTCAGCTTGGTGATTTGATGCAAATTAATTCAGCGTTCGGTCAAGTGTACGGCGCACTGGATTTTATTATTGGTAGCTTTAGTACGCTGGCTAATTGGAAGGCGGTGATTGATCGTTTAACGACGTTTGAAAATAGTATTAATAAGGCAAATGCTTTGCCGCGTATTTCGCCCAAGCCGATTGCACAAGGTCTGCAAGTCGCCAATTTATCGGTGAGTAAACCGAACGGCGACCCGCTACTTGATCGGCTTAATTTTTCGCTCAAAGCCGGTGATTCCTTGCTGATTCGGGGTCAATCCGGCTCGGGTAAATCGACCTTGTTGCGTGCTTTGGCGGGTATATGGCCTTATGCCCAAGGTGAATATAGCGTTCAAAGCAATACTAAGAGTTTATTTTTGTCGCAAAAACCGTATATGCCACTCGGTAGTTTGCGTGCCGCGCTGTATTACCCCAATGTGGCTGAGCAAGATGATACGCAAATTGCGGGTTTACTCGCTTTAGCAGGATTAAGTCATTTAATGCCGCGCTTGGATGAGACCGATGCTTGGTCACACGTCCTGAGTTTGGGTGAACAACAACGGATCGCTTTGCTGCGGGCGATCTTGGTTAAACCAGATTTTCTCTTGATGGATGAGTCTACGTCTGCACTTGATGCCGATGGCGAAGCGCGACTTTACCGTGCTGTTGCTGAGACGATGAAAGACGGCGTGATGATTAGCGTTGGCCACCGTGCGGGCTTGGTCGAATACCATGCTCAAGTGTTGGAATGCCAAGGGCAGGGCAAGTGGGCGCTCAGCTCTTAA
- a CDS encoding glutamine--tRNA ligase/YqeY domain fusion protein codes for MSEKNSPAVNAENAPVTSNFIRQIIDADLASGKHTAVQTRFPPEPNGYLHIGHAKSICLNFGIAQDYNGLCNLRMDDTNPEKENDEYAKAIEDDVRWLGFEWNGDVRHSSDYFELLYGYAVELINAGKAYVCELNAEEMRDYRGDFQKPGRNSPFRDRTPAENLDLFTRMRAGEFEDGSKTLRVKIDMQSPNLNMRDPVIYRIKRATHIKTGDSWCIYPMYDYTHCISDALEGITHSLCTLEFEDHRPLYDWVLDNISLECHPQQIEFSRLELLYSITSKRKLNQLVTGNFVSGWDDPRMTTISGMRRRGYSPEGIRLFAQRIGVSKGENIIDFTTLEGAVREQLEGSSPRVMAVLNPLKVTLTNFEAGVTGSRSAPFHPHHEEMGEREIPIAREIWIEHDDFAEEPPKGWQRLTLGSEVRLRYSYVIKCDEVVKDADGNVIELRCSLDTETLGKNPEGRKVKGVIHWISAEHAVPATVNLYERLFTEARPDAVRGEDGQYVDFTQFINPESLKTITAYVESCVVNAAPETRYQFERLGYFITDRHSHQAGGTPVFNRTVTLKDSWAK; via the coding sequence ATGAGTGAAAAAAACAGCCCCGCAGTCAATGCAGAAAATGCCCCTGTGACCAGTAATTTTATCCGCCAAATCATTGATGCCGACCTTGCGAGCGGCAAACACACTGCGGTACAGACGCGTTTCCCGCCAGAGCCGAACGGCTATTTGCACATCGGTCACGCCAAATCGATTTGCCTTAATTTCGGCATCGCCCAAGATTACAACGGTCTGTGCAATCTGCGCATGGACGACACCAATCCAGAAAAAGAAAACGACGAATACGCCAAAGCGATCGAAGACGACGTGCGCTGGTTGGGTTTTGAATGGAATGGCGATGTGCGCCATTCTTCGGATTATTTTGAATTGCTGTACGGTTACGCCGTTGAATTGATTAACGCAGGGAAAGCGTATGTCTGCGAGTTGAACGCCGAAGAAATGCGTGATTACCGTGGCGACTTCCAAAAGCCAGGCCGCAACAGCCCGTTCCGTGATCGCACGCCTGCTGAAAATCTCGATTTGTTTACGCGTATGCGTGCGGGTGAGTTTGAAGACGGCAGCAAAACGTTGCGCGTCAAAATCGATATGCAGTCGCCCAATTTGAATATGCGCGATCCTGTGATCTACCGCATCAAACGTGCAACGCACATCAAAACTGGCGATAGCTGGTGCATTTACCCGATGTATGACTACACACACTGCATCTCTGATGCGCTAGAGGGCATTACCCATAGCCTGTGTACGCTGGAATTTGAAGATCATCGCCCTTTGTACGACTGGGTACTCGACAATATCAGCCTTGAATGCCATCCACAACAGATCGAATTCTCGCGCCTTGAGTTGCTGTATTCGATCACTTCGAAGCGCAAACTCAATCAGTTGGTGACCGGCAATTTTGTTTCGGGCTGGGATGATCCACGCATGACGACGATCAGCGGTATGCGTCGCCGTGGTTATAGCCCAGAAGGCATTCGCTTATTTGCGCAGCGGATTGGCGTGTCAAAAGGCGAAAACATCATTGATTTCACCACGCTCGAAGGCGCGGTGCGTGAGCAGCTCGAAGGCAGTAGCCCGCGCGTGATGGCGGTGTTGAATCCATTGAAAGTGACGCTGACCAATTTTGAAGCGGGCGTAACGGGCAGTCGTTCTGCGCCATTCCATCCACATCACGAAGAAATGGGCGAACGTGAAATCCCGATTGCGCGTGAAATCTGGATCGAGCACGATGACTTTGCTGAAGAACCACCGAAAGGCTGGCAACGCCTGACTTTGGGATCAGAAGTGCGCTTGCGCTATTCGTATGTCATTAAGTGCGATGAAGTGGTGAAAGACGCTGACGGTAATGTGATCGAATTGCGTTGCAGCTTGGATACCGAAACGCTCGGCAAAAATCCAGAAGGCCGCAAAGTGAAAGGCGTGATCCACTGGATTTCCGCCGAACACGCAGTGCCAGCGACGGTAAATTTGTACGAACGCCTGTTTACCGAAGCGCGCCCTGATGCCGTGCGTGGTGAAGATGGTCAGTACGTGGATTTTACCCAGTTCATCAACCCTGAATCGCTCAAAACCATCACCGCGTACGTGGAAAGCTGCGTTGTGAATGCAGCGCCAGAAACGCGTTATCAATTTGAGCGTTTGGGTTATTTCATTACCGACCGCCACAGCCATCAAGCAGGCGGCACGCCGGTGTTTAACCGCACGGTCACGTTGAAAGACAGCTGGGCGAAGTAA
- a CDS encoding uracil-xanthine permease family protein — MFSEVKQFISGAQILFVAFGALVLVPLLTGLNPAMALLGAGVGTLMFQLITRRQVPIFLGSSFAFIGPIIFAMQTWGQAATQFGLFFAGFMYFIIAGLIKWRGMGFIHKLLPPVVIGPVIMVIGLSVAVAASGMAMGQGGGKQLVPYNVSLFLAAISLATTIAVSVFAGGMLRLVPILSGVVVGYIAAIFLGVVDLAAIAAAPWLAKPHFVTPEVNWAAALFMLPVAIAPTIEHIGAVMAVGKVTGNDYTEKPGLHRTLAGDGMGVCFAGLIGGPPITTYSEVTGALMITRNFNPVIMTYAAILAVILAFFGKFNAILVSIPLPVMGGIMVLLFGTIASIGLKTLIDSKVDLMLPRNLVIVSVVLTCGIGGLMVQVGNFNLAGVGLVSVLAIALNLLLPADKHHDGIVEGQDI, encoded by the coding sequence ATGTTTTCTGAAGTAAAACAATTTATATCGGGCGCGCAAATTTTATTTGTCGCCTTTGGCGCGCTGGTGCTGGTACCGCTGTTGACAGGTTTGAATCCGGCTATGGCGCTACTCGGTGCTGGTGTCGGTACTTTGATGTTTCAATTGATTACCCGTCGGCAAGTGCCGATTTTTTTAGGCTCGTCGTTTGCCTTTATCGGTCCGATTATTTTCGCGATGCAAACGTGGGGCCAAGCCGCCACGCAGTTCGGTCTATTTTTTGCTGGCTTTATGTATTTCATCATCGCCGGTTTGATCAAATGGCGCGGCATGGGCTTTATCCATAAATTACTACCGCCGGTGGTGATTGGCCCCGTGATTATGGTGATTGGCTTGTCGGTGGCGGTCGCGGCATCGGGCATGGCGATGGGGCAGGGCGGTGGTAAGCAGCTCGTTCCATATAATGTATCGTTATTTTTGGCTGCGATTTCACTCGCGACGACGATTGCCGTGTCGGTATTTGCGGGCGGAATGCTCCGTTTGGTACCGATTTTATCGGGTGTGGTCGTCGGTTATATCGCGGCGATCTTTTTGGGTGTCGTTGATTTGGCCGCGATTGCTGCTGCGCCATGGTTGGCGAAACCGCATTTCGTTACGCCTGAAGTGAATTGGGCAGCAGCGCTGTTTATGCTGCCGGTGGCGATAGCGCCGACGATTGAGCATATCGGTGCGGTGATGGCGGTCGGTAAAGTGACGGGCAACGACTACACTGAAAAACCGGGTTTGCATCGCACTTTGGCTGGCGACGGTATGGGCGTGTGTTTTGCTGGCTTGATTGGTGGCCCACCGATTACGACGTATTCCGAAGTGACTGGTGCGCTGATGATTACACGCAATTTCAATCCGGTCATCATGACGTATGCGGCAATTTTGGCGGTGATTTTGGCCTTTTTTGGTAAATTCAATGCGATTCTGGTGTCGATCCCATTGCCGGTGATGGGCGGTATTATGGTGCTCTTATTCGGTACGATTGCCTCGATTGGCCTGAAAACACTGATTGATAGCAAAGTCGATTTGATGTTGCCGCGTAATCTGGTCATTGTGTCGGTCGTACTCACTTGCGGGATTGGTGGTTTGATGGTGCAAGTTGGCAATTTCAACTTGGCGGGTGTGGGCTTGGTGAGCGTGCTGGCGATTGCTTTGAATTTATTGCTGCCAGCCGATAAGCATCATGATGGCATTGTAGAAGGGCAGGATATTTAA
- the upp gene encoding uracil phosphoribosyltransferase has protein sequence MQITVVHHPLVQHKLALLREADVSTNKFRLLTEELARLLAYEATRDLPLEDVTIQGWCGDVQVQKIKGKKLTVVPILRAGLGMLNGVLDLVPSAKISVVGLARDEETLQPVPYFEKFVGDLEDRLALIIDPMLATGGSLVATVDMLKRNGCKEIIAIVMVAAPEGVKLMNEKHPDVQIVSASLDSHLNEQGYIIPGLGDAGDKIFGTINK, from the coding sequence ATGCAAATCACCGTCGTTCATCACCCTTTGGTTCAACATAAATTGGCTTTGCTGCGAGAAGCGGATGTTTCGACCAATAAATTTCGCCTGCTGACCGAAGAGTTGGCTCGTTTGCTGGCGTATGAGGCCACACGTGATTTACCGCTGGAGGATGTAACGATCCAAGGTTGGTGTGGCGATGTGCAAGTCCAAAAAATCAAAGGTAAAAAACTCACCGTCGTGCCGATTTTGCGCGCGGGTTTGGGGATGCTCAACGGCGTACTCGATTTAGTGCCGTCGGCCAAAATCAGCGTGGTGGGTTTGGCGCGTGATGAAGAAACTTTGCAGCCAGTACCGTATTTTGAAAAATTCGTCGGCGATTTAGAAGACCGTCTTGCTTTAATTATCGATCCGATGCTTGCGACGGGCGGCTCTTTGGTTGCGACGGTGGACATGCTCAAACGCAATGGTTGCAAAGAAATTATCGCGATTGTGATGGTCGCAGCGCCAGAAGGCGTGAAGCTGATGAATGAAAAACATCCTGATGTGCAAATCGTATCGGCGTCGCTCGATTCACATTTGAATGAGCAAGGCTACATCATTCCGGGCTTGGGTGATGCTGGCGACAAGATTTTTGGCACAATTAATAAATAA